One genomic segment of Dehalobacter sp. includes these proteins:
- a CDS encoding methyltransferase domain-containing protein: protein MKTDLEYLKNYYDKIFKDGVEIGCGCEVPHLHPEMDNALKKVDSELFGSVSPLPPDLDGCTVIDLGCGIGRTVFAAAFLVGVKGKVIGVDPREGLLEVAGSYLPKIMEKFCYKKPNVEFKKGYLEDLSSLGIEDNSVDVVVANEIINLSPDKKAIFSDIFRVLKPGGELCFSVIVADRRVPERLRDDASMVRACLAGALYCNDFRRLLRDIGCHDYRMICEQAVLNCDPDWAVRVGLTTFSHRVVRTFKLPLEDICEDYGQVAIYRGTMPGFAEGFPLDDHHLFIKDKPMLVCGNSGAMVKESRFGRYFTVLGETSLHYGPFDCS from the coding sequence ATGAAGACGGATCTAGAATACCTTAAAAACTACTATGATAAAATTTTTAAGGACGGCGTCGAGATCGGCTGTGGGTGTGAAGTGCCCCATCTTCACCCTGAGATGGATAATGCTTTGAAGAAGGTTGACTCTGAACTTTTTGGCAGCGTGTCACCACTTCCGCCAGATCTGGATGGATGTACAGTAATTGACTTGGGCTGCGGAATCGGACGAACCGTTTTTGCAGCGGCTTTTCTCGTGGGTGTAAAGGGGAAAGTCATTGGTGTGGATCCGCGGGAGGGATTGCTTGAGGTAGCCGGAAGCTATCTTCCCAAAATAATGGAAAAATTTTGCTACAAAAAGCCGAACGTTGAGTTTAAGAAAGGGTATCTGGAGGATTTGTCTTCCCTCGGTATTGAAGACAACTCGGTGGATGTGGTTGTGGCTAATGAAATTATTAACCTCTCCCCAGATAAAAAAGCGATTTTCTCAGATATATTCCGTGTTCTGAAGCCAGGCGGAGAGCTTTGTTTTTCGGTAATAGTGGCCGACCGAAGAGTTCCTGAGCGTTTGCGGGATGATGCATCGATGGTGCGTGCATGCCTCGCCGGAGCCTTGTACTGCAATGACTTCCGGAGACTCCTTAGGGATATCGGTTGCCATGATTACCGGATGATTTGTGAGCAGGCAGTCTTAAACTGTGATCCAGATTGGGCGGTCCGAGTCGGCCTTACGACTTTCTCTCACCGGGTTGTTCGCACTTTCAAGCTTCCCTTAGAGGATATTTGTGAGGATTATGGCCAAGTAGCGATTTACCGGGGTACAATGCCAGGCTTTGCTGAAGGGTTCCCACTTGATGATCACCACCTCTTTATCAAGGACAAGCCAATGCTGGTTTGTGGCAATTCGGGTGCAATGGTGAAAGAGAGCAGGTTCGGAAGATACTTTACCGTCTTGGGCGAGACTTCGCTCCACTATGGGCCATTTGATTGCTCCTGA
- a CDS encoding sulfide/dihydroorotate dehydrogenase-like FAD/NAD-binding protein → MHEVVSNEMLAPNLHRMVIKAPRVAAVRKAGQFVIVRLEKGGERIPLTIGDADPVGGTITLFVQAVGASTKKIVNTPVKGFLRDVVGPLGMPTHIENWGRVVCVGGGVGTAVLYPMAKALAAAGNEVTTIIGGRSKALIILEDELSVFSRETLITTEDGSHGRKGFVTTVLESLLNDSHRSPLSVFAVGPVPMMKAVAELTRPYQVKTIVSLNPIMIDGTGMCGGCRVLIGGETKFACVDGPEFDGHLVDFNNLSDRLTTYREHECRLDLQEKESMEAA, encoded by the coding sequence ATGCACGAAGTTGTAAGCAACGAGATGCTCGCCCCGAACCTGCATAGGATGGTGATTAAGGCTCCGAGGGTGGCGGCGGTTAGAAAGGCTGGTCAATTTGTTATTGTGCGATTGGAAAAAGGTGGTGAGCGAATTCCGCTTACTATTGGCGACGCTGACCCTGTAGGTGGCACTATAACGCTATTTGTTCAAGCAGTTGGAGCCTCAACTAAGAAAATAGTTAACACTCCTGTTAAAGGTTTTTTGCGCGATGTGGTCGGTCCGCTTGGAATGCCAACTCATATAGAAAACTGGGGCCGCGTTGTCTGTGTTGGCGGCGGTGTCGGCACCGCGGTTTTATATCCTATGGCCAAAGCACTGGCTGCCGCGGGAAATGAGGTTACCACGATTATTGGTGGGCGATCGAAAGCCCTGATAATCTTAGAAGATGAACTGTCGGTTTTTTCCAGGGAAACTCTTATAACTACAGAGGATGGAAGTCATGGAAGAAAGGGATTCGTGACGACAGTGCTGGAATCCCTCTTGAATGACTCACATCGATCTCCATTGTCAGTTTTTGCGGTGGGTCCGGTGCCAATGATGAAAGCTGTAGCTGAGCTGACACGTCCATATCAAGTCAAGACAATTGTCAGTCTTAATCCCATTATGATTGATGGCACTGGCATGTGTGGTGGATGTCGCGTACTCATTGGTGGAGAAACTAAGTTTGCTTGTGTGGACGGTCCTGAGTTTGACGGGCACTTGGTCGACTTCAATAATTTATCTGATCGTCTGACTACTTACCGTGAGCATGAGTGTCGGCTCGATCTTCAGGAAAAAGAAAGCATGGAGGCGGCATGA
- the gltA gene encoding NADPH-dependent glutamate synthase, with amino-acid sequence MKTKGLTTKERLAIRRVKMPELDAGQRNRNFQEVNLGLTENQAILEAQRCVQCKSKPCVGGCPVQIEIPQFINAIAEGDFSTAAFILQRDNALPAVCGRVCPQEIQCEAHCVLGQKGEPVAIGYLERFAADWALFHDSKPTVKEIPSLSKKNVAIIGCGPAGLTAAAELAVKGHAVTIFEALHDTGGVLRYGIPEFRLPKSIIDIEVSRLVNLGVVIECNVVVGKTVTISMLREEFDAIFVANGAGLPILLAIPGENLKGVYSANEYLTRVNLMGAGQSSDCATPIIRGNHVVVIGGGNTAMDCVRVARRLGADRAMLVYRRSEAEMPARIEEIKHAKEEGIEVIILTSPIEVLGDENGWTKGLRCQKMKLGEPDTSGRRKPVPIEGEIFDLDADVVINAVGTGANPLLTASEPELKLNKWKNIEVNGCGATSLDGVFAGGDIVRGGATVILAMGDGKQAASAMHDFLMNPRPCLSSPLSSDTQ; translated from the coding sequence ATGAAAACCAAAGGGCTTACAACAAAAGAGCGTTTGGCAATTAGGCGTGTAAAAATGCCTGAATTGGATGCCGGCCAACGGAACAGAAACTTTCAGGAAGTTAATTTGGGTTTAACAGAAAATCAGGCAATACTAGAAGCACAACGTTGTGTTCAGTGCAAAAGCAAACCTTGTGTTGGTGGCTGCCCTGTCCAGATAGAGATCCCTCAGTTTATAAATGCTATAGCGGAAGGTGACTTCTCCACCGCCGCGTTTATCCTGCAGCGAGACAATGCACTTCCAGCTGTGTGTGGGCGTGTATGTCCACAGGAAATCCAATGCGAAGCGCACTGTGTTCTTGGACAGAAAGGAGAGCCAGTAGCAATTGGATATCTTGAACGCTTTGCTGCTGACTGGGCCTTGTTTCACGATTCAAAGCCAACGGTTAAAGAGATTCCAAGTTTGAGCAAAAAAAATGTTGCGATAATAGGGTGTGGTCCGGCAGGCCTCACAGCGGCAGCTGAATTAGCGGTAAAAGGACATGCAGTGACAATATTTGAAGCGCTTCACGACACTGGTGGAGTATTGCGATATGGTATACCAGAATTCCGTCTGCCTAAGAGCATTATTGACATAGAAGTTTCTCGCTTGGTTAACCTTGGTGTCGTAATTGAATGTAATGTAGTAGTGGGCAAAACAGTAACAATAAGTATGTTGCGTGAGGAGTTTGATGCAATCTTTGTAGCTAATGGGGCTGGCTTACCGATTTTGCTGGCTATTCCTGGTGAAAATTTAAAGGGTGTCTACTCTGCAAATGAATATCTAACACGTGTAAATTTGATGGGAGCGGGACAATCTTCGGATTGTGCAACCCCGATAATCCGCGGCAACCATGTAGTAGTTATTGGTGGCGGAAATACTGCTATGGATTGTGTACGCGTGGCGCGCAGACTGGGTGCAGACAGGGCTATGTTGGTGTATCGACGGAGTGAAGCTGAAATGCCTGCCCGAATTGAAGAAATTAAGCACGCTAAAGAGGAAGGCATTGAAGTAATAATACTTACATCTCCTATTGAGGTACTTGGAGATGAAAACGGCTGGACCAAGGGCTTACGGTGTCAGAAGATGAAACTTGGTGAGCCTGATACATCGGGCCGACGGAAGCCGGTTCCGATTGAAGGAGAGATCTTTGATCTCGATGCCGATGTAGTAATTAACGCAGTTGGTACCGGTGCTAATCCGCTGCTCACTGCTTCTGAGCCGGAACTGAAGTTGAATAAGTGGAAAAATATCGAGGTTAACGGATGCGGTGCTACCAGCCTAGATGGTGTTTTCGCAGGGGGTGACATTGTTCGCGGAGGAGCAACGGTTATTTTGGCTATGGGAGATGGAAAACAGGCCGCATCTGCAATGCACGATTTTCTGATGAATCCCAGGCCTTGTTTGAGCAGTCCTTTGAGTTCAGATACTCAGTGA
- the thiF gene encoding sulfur carrier protein ThiS adenylyltransferase ThiF has product MVDLNAALFSKHDPAVVSVLKAAKVGIAGVGGLGSNVAISLARAGVGTLVLTDFDVVEPSNLNRQQYFIDQIGKSKVDALRENLVRINPFSTYEIHHLKLCAGDIPQIYSNVEILVEAFDEVEMKLMLVEAWVAKFPNRPLIVGSGIAGYGGNNDCRTERIFGQVYVCGDGKSDAGLIPPIAPKVALIAAMQANLVLELLLSH; this is encoded by the coding sequence ATGGTGGATTTGAATGCTGCACTTTTTTCAAAACATGATCCTGCTGTCGTTTCTGTGCTAAAGGCAGCCAAGGTGGGAATTGCGGGTGTCGGTGGTCTTGGGTCAAATGTTGCTATTAGTCTAGCTCGGGCAGGAGTTGGGACACTTGTTCTTACGGATTTTGATGTTGTAGAACCTTCAAATTTGAATCGCCAACAATATTTTATTGACCAAATAGGCAAATCGAAGGTTGATGCTTTAAGAGAAAATCTGGTTCGAATTAATCCATTTTCCACCTATGAAATTCATCATCTCAAGCTTTGCGCGGGTGATATTCCACAAATATATTCAAACGTGGAAATTCTGGTAGAAGCATTTGATGAAGTAGAAATGAAGTTAATGTTAGTTGAAGCATGGGTGGCTAAATTCCCGAATAGACCCTTGATAGTTGGCAGTGGTATTGCCGGTTATGGGGGTAATAATGATTGTCGAACTGAACGAATATTTGGTCAAGTTTATGTATGTGGTGATGGTAAAAGCGATGCTGGTTTAATTCCTCCTATTGCTCCAAAGGTTGCCCTAATTGCAGCGATGCAAGCTAATTTAGTTTTGGAATTGCTTTTGAGTCACTAA
- a CDS encoding XRE family transcriptional regulator, translated as MTIINRINYRNDVIDNNIEDRINVSKFKVGETLKKYRLLNNMTQAFVAQAIGISAAMVSLIERDNVSPSMATLAKLTHFYGINISSIFNNYKNINKYDVIRNCNKKLLEKITLSDGNGHGYCLESIPFRYNSIKMQPYIMSITDDIVVFNCCENNDETIIYVLNGILELLIEEHKVELNEGDFIYMDASLEHKLRSKDGSEVTMLIIKRVVL; from the coding sequence ATGACGATCATTAATAGAATAAATTATAGAAATGATGTGATAGACAATAATATTGAAGATAGGATAAATGTCTCAAAATTTAAAGTTGGTGAAACGTTAAAAAAATATCGTTTATTAAATAATATGACACAAGCTTTTGTGGCGCAAGCTATTGGTATCTCAGCGGCTATGGTATCACTAATTGAGAGGGACAATGTATCACCATCAATGGCTACACTTGCTAAACTGACTCATTTTTACGGAATTAATATTAGTTCTATATTTAATAATTATAAAAATATAAATAAATATGATGTTATTAGGAATTGCAACAAGAAACTTTTAGAAAAAATAACTCTCAGTGATGGTAATGGTCATGGCTATTGTCTTGAATCAATACCTTTTAGGTATAATAGCATAAAAATGCAACCTTATATTATGTCAATAACAGATGACATAGTAGTATTCAATTGTTGCGAAAATAATGATGAAACAATTATTTATGTTTTAAATGGTATTTTAGAACTTTTGATCGAAGAACATAAGGTTGAGTTAAACGAAGGCGATTTCATTTATATGGATGCATCATTAGAGCACAAATTACGGTCTAAAGACGGTTCAGAGGTAACGATGCTTATTATCAAAAGGGTTGTATTATAG
- a CDS encoding NAD(+)/NADH kinase, translating to MKNIGIFSKIHDPRCKQVAGDLVEWINSKGLSPLVEDQLAQCLELKQSVDRFEIAKSSDLVVVLGGDGTLISVARLLVGRDVPIVGVNLGSLGFLTEITISEMVSVLDNCLHGDYRVSERMMLQATIFRNEDKIAAYDVLNDVVINKGALARIIELDTLIDGNRLTKFRADGLIVSSPTGSTGYSLAAQGPVVHPSLDCFVITPICPHTLTNRPIVVSGNTLLCVTLKSKEEDVFLTLDGQIKVELKSGDVICIEKSTHRTKLVLSGSKDYFEVLRTKLKWNES from the coding sequence ATGAAAAATATTGGTATTTTCTCTAAAATACATGACCCGCGCTGCAAACAAGTGGCGGGAGATCTTGTCGAATGGATAAACAGCAAAGGACTGTCTCCTCTTGTTGAGGACCAACTTGCGCAATGTTTAGAACTCAAGCAAAGTGTTGATCGGTTTGAGATAGCTAAGAGCTCTGATTTGGTAGTAGTCCTTGGTGGCGACGGGACTTTGATTTCTGTTGCTCGCCTTTTGGTGGGTAGGGATGTTCCGATCGTTGGCGTGAATCTTGGTAGCCTTGGTTTTCTCACAGAAATTACAATTTCTGAAATGGTTTCTGTTCTAGATAATTGCCTCCATGGTGACTACCGTGTATCAGAACGGATGATGTTGCAAGCAACTATTTTTAGAAATGAAGATAAGATTGCGGCATATGATGTTCTGAATGATGTCGTGATAAATAAAGGTGCTTTGGCAAGAATTATTGAGTTGGATACTTTGATTGATGGTAACCGCCTTACAAAATTTCGAGCAGATGGGCTTATTGTGTCCAGCCCAACTGGTTCTACGGGATATTCTCTCGCTGCACAAGGTCCAGTGGTACATCCATCACTTGACTGTTTCGTTATAACCCCTATCTGTCCTCACACCCTTACTAATAGACCAATTGTAGTTTCAGGAAACACTCTTCTTTGTGTAACGTTGAAGTCAAAGGAAGAGGATGTCTTTCTGACTCTGGATGGGCAGATAAAAGTTGAGCTTAAATCAGGGGATGTTATTTGTATTGAGAAATCAACACACAGAACGAAACTGGTTCTGTCTGGAAGTAAAGACTATTTCGAAGTGTTACGGACTAAGCTTAAATGGAATGAAAGTTGA
- a CDS encoding integration host factor subunit beta has translation MNKSELIEALAVKKNISQKKSEETINILLISITNALEAGERVEVRGFGSFVVRDYNPYVGRNPRTGEAITVKSKKLPFFKVGKELKEKVDC, from the coding sequence GTGAACAAATCCGAGCTTATTGAAGCACTTGCGGTAAAAAAGAATATTTCTCAAAAGAAATCTGAAGAGACAATCAATATCCTACTCATATCTATAACAAATGCTCTCGAAGCGGGCGAGCGGGTCGAGGTAAGAGGGTTCGGCAGTTTTGTTGTTAGGGACTATAACCCGTACGTTGGAAGGAACCCACGTACGGGAGAAGCCATTACTGTGAAATCGAAGAAACTTCCCTTTTTCAAAGTCGGCAAAGAACTGAAGGAGAAAGTCGATTGCTGA
- the dapA gene encoding 4-hydroxy-tetrahydrodipicolinate synthase — protein MQRPSTRGTKVTAPAFRENNFLQGKEYTMFKGSIVAIITPFKNDEIDEERLRELVEFQIENGTDGIVPCGTTGESSTLDYQEHDRVVEIVVHQVKKRIPVIAGTGSNSTKEAIEITEHAKRAGADGALLVTPYYNKPSQEGLYRHYKTVAEAVALPQVLYNVPGRTAVNMLPETVARLAEIPNIVAIKEAAGSLQQVSEIIALCGDKIGVLSGDDFITFPLMACGGVGVISVTANIMPKEIAAMIDAFNAGNMEEARRLHLRLLKISNAMFIETNPVPVKTALGLMGKCSEEVRLPLAPMSEENNLKLAVVIKEYGLI, from the coding sequence TTGCAACGACCATCCACGAGGGGCACGAAAGTAACAGCCCCTGCGTTCAGAGAAAATAATTTTCTACAGGGGAAGGAGTACACCATGTTCAAGGGGAGTATCGTTGCCATCATCACCCCGTTCAAAAACGACGAAATCGATGAAGAAAGGCTAAGGGAGCTGGTCGAGTTCCAGATCGAGAACGGCACAGACGGCATTGTCCCGTGCGGCACCACCGGCGAGTCATCCACCCTCGACTATCAGGAGCATGACCGGGTTGTTGAAATCGTTGTTCACCAGGTAAAGAAGCGAATCCCCGTCATCGCTGGGACCGGCTCCAACTCCACCAAGGAAGCCATTGAGATAACCGAGCATGCCAAAAGAGCCGGAGCAGACGGGGCGCTACTTGTAACCCCTTACTACAACAAACCTTCCCAGGAAGGTCTCTACCGTCATTACAAAACAGTGGCTGAAGCCGTTGCCCTTCCGCAGGTTCTCTATAATGTTCCGGGGCGCACCGCGGTCAATATGCTGCCGGAGACAGTCGCCCGGCTTGCGGAGATTCCCAACATTGTCGCTATCAAGGAAGCAGCCGGCTCCCTGCAACAGGTGTCCGAGATCATCGCCCTGTGCGGTGACAAGATCGGCGTGTTGTCGGGAGATGATTTCATTACCTTTCCGCTGATGGCCTGCGGCGGCGTGGGCGTAATTTCCGTTACCGCCAACATTATGCCAAAAGAGATCGCAGCCATGATCGACGCCTTTAACGCCGGAAACATGGAGGAAGCGCGCCGACTCCACCTGAGACTCCTAAAGATCAGTAATGCCATGTTCATTGAAACCAATCCGGTACCGGTAAAGACAGCCCTCGGACTCATGGGTAAATGCTCTGAAGAAGTTCGTCTGCCGCTGGCTCCCATGTCTGAGGAAAACAACTTGAAACTTGCTGTTGTCATTAAAGAATAC